Proteins co-encoded in one Streptococcus pyogenes genomic window:
- a CDS encoding energy-coupling factor transporter ATPase yields the protein MSINLQNVSYTYQAGTPFEGRALFNINLDILDGSYTAFIGHTGSGKSTIMQLLNGLHVPTTGIVSVDKQDITNHSKNKEIKSIRKHVGLVFQFPESQLFEETVLKDVAFGPQNFGVSPEEAEALAREKLALVGISENLFEKNPFELSGGQMRRVAIAGILAMQPKVLVLDEPTAGLDPKGRKELMTIFKKLHQSGMTIVLVTHLMDDVANYADFVYVLDKGKIILSGKPKTIFQQVSLLEKKQLGVPKVTKLAQRLVDRGIPISSLPITLEELREVLKHG from the coding sequence CTCCAAAATGTAAGTTATACTTATCAAGCAGGGACTCCTTTTGAAGGGCGTGCCCTTTTTAACATTAATTTAGATATTTTAGATGGTTCTTATACGGCTTTTATCGGACATACTGGATCCGGGAAATCGACCATTATGCAATTGCTAAATGGTTTACACGTTCCGACAACGGGAATTGTCAGCGTAGATAAACAAGATATAACGAATCACTCTAAAAATAAAGAGATTAAATCTATTCGAAAACATGTAGGATTAGTTTTTCAATTTCCAGAAAGTCAACTATTTGAAGAGACAGTTTTGAAAGATGTTGCTTTTGGCCCTCAAAATTTTGGGGTCTCTCCGGAGGAAGCAGAAGCTTTAGCGCGTGAAAAACTAGCTCTTGTTGGGATTTCAGAAAATCTTTTTGAAAAGAATCCATTTGAACTCTCAGGGGGTCAAATGCGTCGTGTTGCTATTGCGGGTATCCTTGCTATGCAGCCAAAGGTTTTAGTTTTAGATGAACCGACTGCTGGTCTTGATCCTAAAGGGCGTAAAGAATTAATGACTATTTTTAAAAAGTTACACCAATCTGGCATGACTATTGTTTTAGTAACCCATCTGATGGATGATGTGGCCAATTACGCAGATTTTGTATATGTTCTTGACAAAGGTAAAATTATTTTATCAGGAAAACCCAAAACAATTTTTCAACAAGTCAGTTTGCTTGAGAAAAAACAGTTAGGAGTTCCTAAGGTGACTAAACTTGCTCAAAGGCTTGTTGATAGAGGAATACCTATCTCTTCTTTGCCTATTACCTTAGAGGAGCTAAGAGAGGTACTAAAACATGGATAA